The sequence below is a genomic window from Lolium perenne isolate Kyuss_39 chromosome 7, Kyuss_2.0, whole genome shotgun sequence.
TGCACCTACTATATCGGGGATCTAGGTGCGTTCAACCAACACTTCACGGACCATGCATGCCTTCTGTCGGCGCTTTGGTACCAAAGCGTATACCTCCGGCGCCATCTCCTTGATGGACCTGCCGTCCAACCATCTGTCCTCCCAGAAGAGGCGGATTCCCCGTTGCCGACTACCATGTAGGTAGAGGCCGCAAAGACATCCAACTCCGTCTTCGAGAAATTCCTCGCATGGCGACAACTCAATCGGACAAAGTTATCACAGATGGCGGATTTAGAGCCACGAGTTGAGGCCAAATGATGTTCTTCCAATATTAATATTTTTTTATGCATTTGGAAGCTAGCTAGCTGTGAATTTGTTAAGGTCTCCTCTCCACATCAATCTACAGCAATTAGTTGGCGAAAAAATTATTCTGCCTATGGCGTACTTGTATAAGGAAATAGCACCATGGAGTTTCAGCAACGGGAATGTTCTTTTGACCAGAATGCTGCAACGGGAACGTGACTACAAAAGCTTTTTTCCATGCTAAACCTAGTTAGGATGACTTGCATGCAAAGACTAAGAAACAAACCCATTAGGAGTCGGAAAGAAGCACCGCGTGAGCTGATCACAGCTCACAGGTTTCGTTGTTCATCTGAAAAAAGATACTTCAGCAATTATAGCACCGAGATTCATTTCTGCATGACAGCATGAGGACATGGACAAAACATGATGAGACTCCAATACTCCATACGAATGTTGTGGCTATATATACGAGCATGCCTTGCCGTCCCACTTATCACTTCCGCTAAATGTCGAAGTGTTCagtaatatttggtgtagatcttTCAAGTGCTACGTCGCCTTGAGATATTGGTGTAGGCCAAATAAACAAGATAGTGGTTTAGCGTAGACTGGGAGACTATAGTAACTAGGTCCCGGTATATACAGGCTGTTCTAATAGACTCCTTTATCGCGCTCTAAAAGGAAGCAGTTGGCCAAGTGTAGCTCCCCGGACAGTGACTGAGTATTGGTTTGCAAGAACAAAAGTGGCGTGAGCTAGGTGTTTTAGACCCAAGGGTCACACTTGTAAGCGTGAGTGGTACCTTTTGAAAGGGAGTGCCCTGTACTCTGAAACCTTATGCTATGAAATGAAAATTCTGAATCTCACATAATTAACACTTCTTTCTAAACTCTCATCTCCACCTCAGATCCCAATTTCTTCATGGATCTTTGAACCTTGTATACCAATCCACCCATGGCCATCACAATTTCGTAATGCAGACACAAATCCGAGATCGAGTCTGCAAGTCGGCCCAAAATCCCCCGCCAGGTTAGATCTGATTCAGATGGCCCGCGACAACGTCATCTAGACCACTTTTGTTCTCGAGATGTGTTGTAGCGGTGGCTTACACAGCTCCTGGCGCGTTTCGACGCCATGGACGCTGATGTCAAGGCGGTGAATGACAAACATCTGCAGCCTCCATGAGCAGAGGCATGATTTTGGGGAGGAGATACACGACCTTATTAAGCGGCGGTCCTTGGCGCACGACAAGGTCTAGCACAACTAACTCCCGACGAGGTTGCCTCTTTTGGGAATCTTGTGGATGGGAGGTGCAATATCAATTGGTCTCACTCCGTTTAGCCAAAGGGCCTTCCAAAATGACATGTTAGGTCCGTCACCGATCTTGATGGAGGTGGCAACATAGAATAAGGGCATATACAATGGTTATATCTTAAAGATGTCATGTAGGATAATTGATGACATGGAGGAGAGAGAAATAGAAAAAAGAGGTTTgtcttctcttagctaagagatcatctcttagcaaTAATCTCTCTCACCACAAATTTAGGGATGTCTCATTACTAGAGATAAGACTACAAATTTACCCATTGTATATCATGTTTTGTTGTTATATCTAAACTACGTGGCGGAGTTAAAATAAGACGGTCTTATCAGCCATTGTTCATGCCCTAAGTCAATATCCTCTTTTATGCAAGGGTTATCGGAAGCAATCCAAATCTTGTTGGGATCCTTACACTCTTGCCAAAACCACCGCAAACATAGAGCCCTTGCATACTTATCAATGTCGAGCACACCAAGACCGCCAAGCAATTTGGGGTGGCTGTTTCCCAAATAACTTTGCATTTCACACCATGGTTGCACAAGGGAATGCTCTTTGAGGCTTTTTGATGTTTCTGATGATGCCCGGATCAATGTTGAGTGGACTCAAATGATAAATTGCTTCAGATGTGAACGCCGATTGAACAAGCTCGGTGCAGCGGCCTGGAAGTAGTATCGAATTTGCAATTCTAAGTACGTAGCTCGCCCGTCACTTAGAGTGAAAATAGGCATGTTTCTTCTTGATTTAGGCATGCATGGGATGGAGTCAGAAGACTGATCCACTTGAGTGTGTGACatctgttgaaatattgggcccacttttagtggcccaaattagatttcagtttttcctaaaaatctcaaagcccacatagtggcagccttgtgagtctgagcccaagttggtggaaactcactagggagtggcaagaggtgggaagtttagtcccacatggaaagttgggaggaagttagaccaccttataaggtgggttgttccaccactagtaagtgagtgagaataggagtgctacacgcacgctcctcctcctcctcgtctcgactcgactcgactcgacacgcgcataatctcctgcccggctaccgcagaaatacatctaatacacgagttagggtttccaatcggcgaacgggagagcaggtctccggaaccgctcgtccttgcgatcctgtacgggagagggcgaattaggtttttgggaagcactctgcgcgactgctcaagcttttcatcacgggtcgccttccgtccaagtcgggcagtgctgcctaccgtcgtcttcaacgccgtctacttcgacccgtcgtcaacaacattatcatcaacaacgttactgctgcgacatcatctgctacacctccaccgccacctccaccagatcggaacgtgcgacatatcttgatctgtttagcgatggatgctttatcATTTGcgttgctgctactcatgttgattaatgcatctagtatgtttgagtttcacatgttagtagttactgtcatcatgttttatattctggaattaatcatgaaaattgtgcctaattatccaacaacatCCGCACTCAGCAGAATCAGAATCAGTTATCTTTTTTTTTCGAAAATTCCAATGTTCTATCAACAATCATAAATAGTTGTACAAATAGCTCAGAAAATAATAAAAACTACAAATAGGTACTTGGACCACCTAGTAACGACTACAGACACTAGCACGAGTCAAGGTGCGCCACCGTCCTCGCATCCATCACCGAAGCTTGTTGTACTAGATAGACGGACAGTTGTCGTGCTAAGGCCCCAGAGGACAAGTGCACTAGAACAACAACCATCGTGAATGATGACAGCCGTTGATCGGGAGAGACTGACATGAAACTAGACGAACAGACACGAAAACTGACCGAATCACAACAGATCAGCTGGGCACACGACTCCACGCGTCCTCCGCCAGTGCTAGACGCACCACCGAAGCGAGAATAGGGTGAAGAGAACCTTATTCTGACTTTAAGATGTAGCCGCCGTCTCAATATTCTGAACGAACATCGAAAAACAACCTTAAAAAGAACAGAAACTCCACACTGGCGAGAGGCCGTGATTCGCCACACCTGTAAAAACCCAGGagcagacgatggtgccgccggcGAGGAGAATGAAACTCTAGATGGGTTTTGTGGCTgccgcctctctctctctctcctctcctGACTCGTACCAGATCTTGTATGTTCAGGGTCAATTATCTGACGTTGTTTATGCACGGCTTGGATTTGACATGACCAGACCCCTGAGGCCCTGAGCTGAATGTTTGAATCCCTGACTCAAGTGGACTGAATCCCTGACTGTGCAACTATATATATGTTCCAAACACTCATCATTGATGTACCTGATTTCTCAATTGGCCTTGGACTCTGCAGACCCTTTAAAGGGAtacagatcaggtgacatgcaccttttgcatgtcacagtgtgacatgcggcctaaattcaaatttaaacattgcgaaaaaatctgaaaaaaatcatgcacgttcacaacacatattaagataacccctaaaaatttcagatcaaaattcgaaacatacattgagaaacaaaaaagagaaaatcagatgtgaatagtctacagaggaactcagatttgaattcgggaactattcatgacagatttctcttttttgtttctcgatgtatgtttcgaattttgatctgaaatttttagggattatcttaatatgtgctgtgaacatgcatgattttttttcagattttttcgcaatatttaaatttggatttagaccgcatgtcacacggtgacatgcaaaaggtgcatgtcacctgatctgtgtCTCCTTCAAAGACCCTGGCAAACGTAGTGCAAGCTCCCCTTGTCTGAACTGACCATTGACACGTGAAGTTGAACACTTTGGGCGGGTTTGGTTGTCTGGGCCGATTTCCTGCATGACTGGCGCAGCGGGAAGGAGCCCCCTGCGCGTCCAAGACGGGCCATGGGCCATAAAAGCGACTTTGTTTGGTGGCTTGCACGGAGATTTTTTGGTCCCGTGAAGATTTGGACTATGGCCGTTTGGTGGGTCGGTTTTCAGGCCTTGTAGCAGCCGAGAACGGCACCCCTGCTGTTTGGTTGCAACCCATAATCCGGTTCTGGTAGCCTCTTCCCTTCAGTGGTGAGGTTACCAACGATGAACATCACAAGTAAGAACAAGTAAGAACACAATCATAGACGACAGATAACTTAACAGTGATCATAGACGACACAAGTTCACGGCACAACATTGTGCAGACATGATCATAGTTCTGGAGACGGTAGACATGATCATAGTTCAACACACTAGACATGAGCAGCAACTAGACACGACATGGCACCAGGTTAGCTTCAGACATGGTGCTCGGAGACGACGCACCTGGTGTGACCTCCATGGTATGGGCACCTCGTCACCACCTCAGTGCAGGTgtggtcgaagatgaccacaCTATACCCCAAGGTGGACACCCTTCTGAAGGTGACGAACTGGCCTACCTTGAGCTGATGGGCGATGGCGAAGGCCGACCATCCCTGGTCGATGAATGCGTCATCGCCTTCTCTCCTCGTAGTCATCCTCCAGTTGCATccggtgttggtggtgacgatgatgtTGGAAGGGATATCTCCGAACCACTTGACGAAAGCTTTAGGGATAATGAGGCGGCCGAAGGTGGGCTTGAAAATGATTTTGAGGAAGTGGTCCGGCCCTGGCTCGTCGTGGAAGTGGCCGACCTTAGCCGGCCTTCCACGACGCTTCTTCGTCGGTCCCTCACCGGGAATCTCAGCAGGTGACCCAAGCTTGATCTTATCAGTCTGCCAGAAGAACATAAGCAATTAGATGTGTGCATGCTCGCAAGTAGTGTAGATGAAAACAGACATTGATAACATTAGTAAGGCCTCATACAGTTGCTCACACGGCAGGCATAGGGAGTGGCCACAAACTAAGTGTAGTGTGCTACGACAgtggcacacatgactaagtttgaggccACCACCTAGCCTGCCATTGTTCTtttgttgaatcattggccaatgcaccaAACATACCAAAACGAGGCCTCGTATGTAGGATCACACGGCAGGCAGAGGGACTGtccccaaactaagtctagtgtgccagTAATAcggcacacatgactaagtttgagggcagcaccaTGCCTATCGTTGTGCCATAGTTgatcattggccaatgcagaactgaagaagcagaaaCATGCAAAGCACGGTATTATAGGCCTCATACAATGAGGACATATGTAGGAGATGTTTGAACAGAACCAATGGCTTGGTCTTCTTAAGTCAtgccataggttctgatcaatcatctcctcaTACTATGATCCCAGGGTATAATCATTGGCCTAGTTCAATCAAGAAATAACACAATTGGCACTTCAAATTGAGTACATTACGAGTGGTACTTAGGGTACATTACAAATTGTACTTAGGACACATTACAAATTCTCATACAGTACGTCTACATCACATTCATCACTCCTCACAAGTAGCCCTGATCCTATTGAGCTTGtccttgattgcaaagttcacttgAAGCAGATTATATATGTCATACTCTAGCTTTCTCTTCTCAGCCTCCAAAGCCTATTTCTCTGCCTCCCATTCCTGTTTCTTAGCCCTTATCACTTGTGCTTGTGTTCTCTTCATATTCTTGAGCATTGCAACTTCCTTCTTCAAGTCCTCTCACTCCTCTTGCGTCTGAACAAACTAGCGCGACACAGCTTAGCTTTTCGCACAAAAATGACAACATGGTAAACCCGAACACAAATAAACCTTCGCCTCTATGCATGCACAGTAAGATCTGCCAGTTTCAGCAATCCAAAGGCCGGTCTAGGAAGGATCTACCGCAATCCAACACTATAGTAACAGATCTAAGCAAATCTAGACTGTGAAATGCAAGAACTGGACAAGAACTGCAAGAAATGGGGACGAACACCTTGCAAAACGTCAATCCGACCGCTATCCTAACGGAAACCCTAGCAGATCTAATGTGCATGTCATCGGAAATGCCCGAAAATGGCATGTTTGAACAGAACGAGTACGAAGGTGAGAAGGAGAGGGACTTACCGCCATTCTTCCAGCACAGGACGAGCTCGAGGTCGCGGCCGAAGACGAGATGCCGATGAGGATTGCGGAGCAGATTGCGGCCGATGTCGAGGTCCTGGTCGCCGACGTCTTCTCCTCCGGTAGCGGTGCTCATCGCTGCGTCGGTGCGGTGGATTGGTCGGCGGGAGGGGAACCACCAGATGATGTGACAGTTTGGGGGAGGTGAGACTGCggtcgcgagtgagaggaaggagaggggagcgGTGAGGCTAATTATGACACGTGTTCCCGAAGGGACGCGGCGTCTCCGCCTCCCTTCTCCACGCGTGCAGCCTTCTAGCCGCAACCGGCCTGACCCCGGAGAAACTGCCGaaccgggcgttcctccaggACCTGTCCCAGGAgtgctttgagaaccggttcATGCGACAACGCGGCTCGGCCCAGGCATCCAAACGGACCGAAAATTTCTCCCCCATACGAGCCAAGGGGGctgcaggctaccaaacgcgcccttcgCTGTTGAACTTCTACTTCTTCCGTATCCTAGACCCACTTGAAGCACTACTttaacttcatttttctttcatcTGGCTTAGCTGGATGCATGTTGAGATGGGGAGTGTGCCATTACAGAACTAAATATTACACTTCCAATGAGATCTGCAGAAGTAACATGTAACCGCTTGTCTTATGCTTCACACTAGTAACAGAGCTGACTGCATTAGTAGCTTCCAAGGCATGTTATTTTTCTTCTCCTTTGAGACGCGTAACATGCAGCCCTCGTTACTTGACCTCGTCGGGGAGCTAAATAAACACTTTGTTTTATCTGTATGTTTTCGCCTGAACCATCGATTACCGTGTAATTTGTTTTGAGATGGTACCATCACAGCGTAGAGAGTTCATAAGTGGCGAATGATGTTTGGCACCACATCTGTTAGATGGGGTCTAGCACGAGTTGGTCCCAGATGTCAGTGAGAACTATTTTCTTAGGGAGTCAGTGACAACTGTTAGCTCTTTAACAACGCTAATTAAGCAAGGCCAGCATATCCTTCTCATAAAGCAAGAGCGTGACATCTCTAAGCTAAGAGCTGCTCATTAAGTTGCTTCACATCATCACATGCATGTTAGCTTTCCGTATCTTTATTAAGGTTTGTCGTTCAAAGCTGACGCCTCAGCATTTCCTTTTTTTCTCCTTCTTAAAACCAGCATTTACTTTCTTAATAGTGCTTCCAAAGTTCAAAAATCACTTTATTTTGGTAGTGTTTTCATAAGAAAGTGCTATTGTTAACTAATTTGATTTTGTTTCTGGTCTCTTGGTTACTGCTTCTGAACATGACCCAAATAGTAGCAGCATTGATATATAGTTATAAGAGAATCAAAATTGTCCAAAAGGAAAAGACTAATGTGTTCATTAATATTAGTTTACTAATTTCTGCAAATGGTTGTTTACTCACCAAGCTCTTGTTCTGCCAATGTCTGTAATCTATTTGTCATCCCAACCGCGATCCACACTCTGTTGTGTCACCTTGTCTTGGACAACTTCTTAGGAGTGATATTTTAGGAGTGCCACATAGGATAAACACTAAGGTGgagaagaaaattaaaaaaagggTTTGTCTTCTCTTAATTAAGTGTTGATCTCTTGACAACAATCTCTCTCACCACATATTTAGAGATGTCCTAGTTACTAGAGATAAGACTAAGAAATAACCCATTCTATATcatgtttattgttatatctaaaTTATGTGGCGATATTAAAATAAGATGGTCTTATCAACCATTATACATCCCCTTACACCATATCACACTGAAGTCTTTCGCGATCCATTCATCTAGGCTTCAAAAGAGGGAGACTTGCCATCATACCCATAACCGTGAACCCTCACACATTTTCGTCTCTTATTTTGCAAATTCACCGTTTGTGTGAAGGTATGTACACTTGTAGATAAGACAATACTCCTATGTAATTTTTAGTCACTATATCATCTAGAAAAATATGTAAATTATGGTTCTTCCGTTTCATCATCTATAACCATCATCTATAACCAGGACAAAATTTATGAAACGCGGAGCATACATCTTAGTGTCATATTTCGCAATGCTCACACATATATACAATGTATGATGACTTTGTAGTAAATATCCTTCCTATGAAACATCTGTCCTATAAAAATTGAGTAATCGTGTCAATTGCAACCTGTGTCTCGAAGCAACTTGTGTCCCAACCGCACCATCTTAACTGCAACTCGTGTCCCAAATTTATCATCTCAATCGCAACTAGTGTTTTAAAGGTGACTAGTTTGTTGTTGCTACAGTTGTGTCCTCTTGATCACGCCAAGAAGTCTCAGCCCTATTTTTGCTAGTCCCCACGGAGTTATGGAGGACCCCTGGATTTTCCATTCTATATTGCTGCGTTGTTGggtgttttttttttcaaacttGGTATCATGTGTCATTCTTGTTGTTCGTCGAGCAACTAATTTTTGGGATATGGCGAGGAACTTGCAATCTTTCGATCAGGACCCTTCTTCCACATAACTAAGGTTGAAGCTGCGACAAGTAATTTAGATCGATCGGAATATCACAAATTTAGGTGCTCATTCGCGCTTTTATGACTGATTTTGTGATTTTGCAACCATAGAACTATATACGAGCCATGGATACCAAAGTGAGCAAATTTTGTGTATGTGCCCTAGCATTCTCAAAATTAATCACCTACACATGATCCACCActcaataaatgatgactcttcatctagtAGTACTCTAGTACCAGATGATTAGCCACTAATCGCTACTAGACCGGGTCGGCCCCACCAGATCGTTAACAAACAACCCTCGCCGCTCTCCCCGTTCCCCTTTTCCCCTCCGATCGCAGCAGCTTCCGGGAAGACGGAGCCGCCCCGCCCCGCCCCGCCCCGCCCACCATTAAAATACCACGCGCAtctccccttcctcctcctcctcctcggcctccGCCACCGCCCCGAACCCTAACCCTCCCCGGCGGCCAGCGATGGGCGCCGTCGCCTCCACGGTGGCGGCGCGCTTCGCCTTCTTCCCGCCCTCCCCGCCCTCCTACGGCGTCGAGCCGCCGCCCTCgcccgcggccgccgccgccgacggcgCGGTGGTGGAGCTCAGCGGGGTGCCCCGCCGCGGCGGCGTCGAGGCGCGCCGGCTGCCCACCAAGCGCGGCACGGAGGTCGTCGCCATGTACGTGCGCCAGCCCGGGGCGCGCCTCACCCTGCTCTACTCCCACGGCAACGCCGCCGACCTGGGCCAGATGTACGAGCTCTTCGTCGAGCTCAGCTCCCACCTCAACGTCAACCTCATGGGGTACGTCCGTCCCGCCCCGCCCCCTCGCTTTCGAGACAGAGAGAGATCCCAGTTGTTAATACCCACATTTTACTATGACGCTTTTCATTTTGGTTGATTTTCGCATAAGCTCGCAGTTGTAGGACTGGCATTTAGTGTATAACCCGACTGCCTGGTTTCGCCCGTTTAGGATCTTGGAGTGGATCAGTAGGAACCTCCCTATTTCGTACTTTGAATCGGGGTTTAAATTCTGTACTACTActcgggaccagtggcattgcctCCTCATTTTACATTAGTGCAGGTCCTAGGTACGAATTAATGATTTAGGTTACTAAGTGTAACCTTCAAGCCCGTGCCGGCAGTTGGTTTCGCATTCAAACCTTTCACGGAAAGTAGCATTGGTTGTTAGATACTGTTGTGATTTGACTCAAGTTGTTGAACCAGCGGGAATGTCTGTGGAGTGTGGAGCCATGTATCCCGCTGGATGGTCCGGCCTCCGGCGGCTTGGCAAATAGGGAAGGTTTGATTGAAGTTGATCATTGTACTTTTAACAAATAAATAAATATAATTTCGAGGATTTATGTTTGACTGGAAAGTTTGGATCTTAGTGCACTCTACTGTACTATCCAGTGACGGGACAGTCTTCTTTATGTCACTGTCACGACTAGAGTCGTTTGGAAATTGTAGGATCTGTGCAAGGAAAATGAAACATTTGGATTCCAGTGTTTCATTGGGAATATCCTTGTAGCACCTTAAATAATTCAGTTGGTACAGACTGAGGATTGATTGTACCAGAATGTTCTGGTTACTATTTCTGGTCAAATTTTGCATACCTCTTTTTGGTGTGGGAATTGTGCATTCCTGATTCAGTTGCTATTGTTTTATAATTGATAGGCTGCCATATGTGCTGTTTACAGGTTAGATACATTGACTTGTTTAGTCTATATCGCATCCATGTCAGATCTTGTGGTGTGGAGCAATAAGTAGTTGGTCTACTCTGCCTCGTATTTACCTTGTTTCAGTAGTGCTTGCTTTTCAGTTGAGTAATAAACACCATTTATCTGTCTTATAGCTCTAGTCCCAGTTTGCTTTTTTTCCTGGTGGAACCTAGCAGTAATTTCATATGTAGTTTGCCTTTCCATAAGGTCAATCTCTCAGCTGTTTGCTTGACCTTCTATTTAGAGCAGACCAGCTGTTGCTTTGACTCTTGGCAGCTACAGTATGTTTATATACATGGTTATGCAAAATTTGAGCAGATTTCTTATACAAACATATAGCTTGTTTTTAAACTTTTTGTTTGTGTTTATGGTGCACGTGCTTCCCATTTGATACCTCCTTAGTCTTGAACACTTGATTCTGTCAATGCAATATAAGTTTCACTGAATACATTAAACACCTACCCATTTTGGTTTTGCATAGTAACTTATGCAGGACCTCCCTCTTTTTTGCAGTTACGATTATTCTGGGTATGGGCAATCTTCTGGGAAGGTATAGACTCAATCTTTTTCTAGGAAAGTACTTTTCCTCCCCTCTTCCCCTTTGTTTTCTGTTTTATGAGGTTCAGCTATCATCGGTTTGTATAGCTGATTTGATTTATTTCTATTTGATTCTGCAGCCAAGTGAGCAGAATACATATGCAGATATAGAGGCTGCTTATAGGTGTCTCATAGAAACTTATGGTACCTCTGAGGAGAACATCATTCTGTATGGTCAATCAGTCGGCAGTGGTCCTACTCTGGATTTGGCTTCTCGTTTGCCTCATTTAAGAGCAGTTGTTCTACACAGCCCAATTTCATCTGGGTTGAGAGTAATGTATCCTGTGAAACATACATACTGGTTTGACATATATAAGGTGATTACTTTACTTCGCTTTTTTCAGTTTTATCTTTCCTTGATCTGATATCTATATTTATTTGCAGAACATTGACAAAGTTCCATTGGTCAAATGTCCTGTGTTAGTAATCCATGTGAGTATCCTACTGATAGCAAGATTTCCTAGAGGTGTTAAACTCCATATGCTCACATGCATGTGCATTTGTATTTCAGTTTTGTGCAGTGTACTTTCCCCTATGAAAAAATATCAACAGATGGCCTTAGCTGTAATGGGAATGAAATGAAGCCTTTAAATTTGATTATTATTATATATTATTTTCTCCATTCTTTTCAAATATTTTTCATGTTCGTTGGTTTTACCATAGCTCTAAAACTGGACCGATGACCAAAGTGCCCTGGCTATTGGTTCACCGGTCCATTTGCTGGTTTTATAAGTTCCAAAAATATTAATTTGGCATCATGTAATCTAATGAAAAAATAAATTCTTTTTTGCTGGTATTGAACAAATAAATTCGAATGTAAAGTGGCTGAGTTAAGTAAAAGAAAGTTGTAATGTTTGTGTGACGTCCTTTCCTTTCAAAGGGTACAACTCTTTCTTTACTCGGAACTTTTTTTATGGTGTTTTGGAACAGATGACTGTTGCATAGCTACATAAATATTTCTGAACTGTTAAAGTTATTTCATTTGCAGGGTACAGCTGATGACGTTGTGGACTGTACTCATGGGAGAGCACTGTGGGAACTCTCGAAAGTAAAGTATGAGCCTCTGTGGGTTAAAGGGGGAAACCATTGTAATTTGGAGCTCTATCCGGAATACATTAAGCACCTAAAGAAGTTCGTCTCAGCCATAGAGAAGTCACCACCACTGAAAGATGAATCTCCAGAAAGCTCAGGTCCTTCAGATCTCGATACGGGATCTGAAAGTATGGAGAGTTCAAGGAGAAGCACGGATGTCAGGGAAAAATCAAGGTCAAGCACTGATCACAGGCGGAGCACGGACCAACGGGAGAAACCAAGGGGCAGCGTAGATAGGAGGGATAAAAGCAGAAAGAGTGTAGATCATCCTGACAAGCCGAGGCCTAGTGTGGATCAACCTGATAAACCAAGGAAAAGCATTGACCGGTCTGTATACTCTTACATTTATTCTGTTTGTTTTACTTTTTAATTTGGGTTTCTTCTACAGGATATATCCTTGCTGTGCCTGTGTCTTATTTACTTATTCAATTCATTATGTGACAGGTTTGGAGGGATGATGAGGTCTGTCAAATTGTGCAATATTGACTGCTTCAAAGTAACTTCCACTTCTGGGAGCTGAAAATAGTGGAAGGTTAGTTTTTGGTTAGTCATCTGTATTTATTCCATCTGTATAATCTATTCAATTGGGTGTTTTTAGTTTTGCTGTGAAAGGTGTACTCATTTGGGTGAGGGTTGTTCACACTGAGTTGTTGCTTGAGAAGAAATGATCATTCATTCACGACCCCTTCGAGTTTTCAAAGCCAATCATTTGTTACATGAAGAATTCTACTCATGCAGAGTATCATTGAACACCGTTGTTACAATGTACATATGTTGTACCATTACACTGCCGTAGTTTTCTTTTTCATAGAAACATTTCATAGATATGAACCAACTAAACTGGGAATTTTGTCTTCACCCTGGGAAGTATGTTACTTCATCGTTTCGTCATAGATCTTGAGTTTGAAATGTTCCACTGAATCATTTAATGTAATCATCACCTTTGTCCAGTTCAGCTCTCGTGTTTTAACATGGTAGAGAGTTTTGCCAGTTGCTCTATTAATAGAATATTTATCATACGAGATAGAGAATCATGCTAGGACAGGTCAGCTGCT
It includes:
- the LOC127312775 gene encoding uncharacterized protein, yielding MGAVASTVAARFAFFPPSPPSYGVEPPPSPAAAAADGAVVELSGVPRRGGVEARRLPTKRGTEVVAMYVRQPGARLTLLYSHGNAADLGQMYELFVELSSHLNVNLMGYDYSGYGQSSGKPSEQNTYADIEAAYRCLIETYGTSEENIILYGQSVGSGPTLDLASRLPHLRAVVLHSPISSGLRVMYPVKHTYWFDIYKNIDKVPLVKCPVLVIHGTADDVVDCTHGRALWELSKVKYEPLWVKGGNHCNLELYPEYIKHLKKFVSAIEKSPPLKDESPESSGPSDLDTGSESMESSRRSTDVREKSRSSTDHRRSTDQREKPRGSVDRRDKSRKSVDHPDKPRPSVDQPDKPRKSIDRFGGMMRSVKLCNIDCFKVTSTSGS